Genomic DNA from Peribacillus simplex NBRC 15720 = DSM 1321:
GATGGATACCATTTAATAAGGTGATGAATGCTGCTCCTATCTCGATGGCATTTTGCCCTTGATGCGGTCTTGCTCCATGTGCATCCGTCCCCGCTATTTCTCCTTTAATGAACTGAGCGGCTCCATGGACAATGGCCGGTGCCGCTTGCCCATCCTTCACTTCCTCAACCGGTCTTAAGTGCACACCATACAAGAAATCGACATCATCCAAAACTTTTTCTTCAATCATCTTCAAGGCGCCCGTACCTTTTTCTTCAGCAGGTTGAAAAATGAATTTCAGCTTGCCTCTTGGTCGAAAGTCCATTTCCTTCAATACCAGGAATACTCCAAGTGCCAAGGCCATATGCCCATCGTGTCCACAGGAATGATTGGCCTGAAACGTCCCATTCACCTCCTGCCAAAGTGCATCGATATCCGATCGTAATCCGACTGTGAAATTCCCTTTCCCGATTTCCCCAATCACCCCTGTACAGTCCTCGAATGTTTTCACCGTACATTGATTTTCCGTTAAAATATTTGAAATGAAAGCTGTCGTATTCACTTCATTCCAACTCGTTTCAGGATGTGCGTGTAAATGATCAAAGATATCGAGTATACGAGGCCTTAATTTTCCGATAGATTGTCTGATATCCATTTCTGTCTCCCCCTTGTATCCCGGTTTAATCGGCTTGTTCACCAAACTGATGGAAGTTTTATCTCAAAAGAAATAATCGTCTTGATTGAACGCATCATATATAGCTTTTCTTTCTTTGAAACCCTGTTCGTCTTTAATCGATACACCGGCTACTAAACTATTCAATAAGGAGAATAACACCGGTGCCGTATCGATAGTGGAAGTCCTAGGTGTTGAAATGGGCAATAAAATGTCAGTGTACTCAGCAATTGGAGCCAGCTCAGAATCCGTGACCCCAATTACAAATGCACCCGCTTTTTTGGCCATTTCCGTGATTTTCACAGTCTCTTTAACATAGCGGTGAAATGAAATAGCTACAAAAACGGAATTTTCAGTCATTTTATCCAACAGTAAAAAAATATCATCTGTATCAGGCCTATATAAATGGACCTCTTCCCTAACAAGCCTCAGGGTAAAGGTTAACCAATGTGCTGCCGAAAATGATAACCGATGTCCGGATATCAAAACATTGTCAGCTGCCGCCAATTTATCAACTGTTTTGGAGAAATCTTCATTTGATAGATTTTTCATTGTCTTTTCTATACTTATAATATCCTGCCCCATCACTTGAGCCATGAAGTTTGGCTGATTCGCGGCTTCAAGTTTTGAAGAATGATATTCATTCAAACTGCTGCTCTCATATATTAACTGATTGCGTATAAGTTTTTGAAGTTCCGCATATCCACTTAACCCCAATGAATAGCAAAAGCGGATGATGGTCGTTTCACTTACTCCTATATTTTTTCCGAGATTCTGAGCTGAAGTG
This window encodes:
- a CDS encoding M20 peptidase aminoacylase family protein, which encodes MDIRQSIGKLRPRILDIFDHLHAHPETSWNEVNTTAFISNILTENQCTVKTFEDCTGVIGEIGKGNFTVGLRSDIDALWQEVNGTFQANHSCGHDGHMALALGVFLVLKEMDFRPRGKLKFIFQPAEEKGTGALKMIEEKVLDDVDFLYGVHLRPVEEVKDGQAAPAIVHGAAQFIKGEIAGTDAHGARPHQGQNAIEIGAAFITLLNGIHLNPSIPYSVKMTQFFAGGESSNIIPGRATFSLDLRAQDNAVMEELTKKVEKVAESLAIVHGVDVKLEPGTNVAAAIVNDQAQEIMSEAIADTLGEENLVAPVVTTGGEDFHFYTLKRPELKATMLGLGCDLAPGLHHPNMTFNKEALLSGIEILTKAIILTFEKYGEGGHLHD
- a CDS encoding MurR/RpiR family transcriptional regulator — translated: MDLQQKVKEVFPDLSTGQKKVAKYLLVHSHTFAVTSAQNLGKNIGVSETTIIRFCYSLGLSGYAELQKLIRNQLIYESSSLNEYHSSKLEAANQPNFMAQVMGQDIISIEKTMKNLSNEDFSKTVDKLAAADNVLISGHRLSFSAAHWLTFTLRLVREEVHLYRPDTDDIFLLLDKMTENSVFVAISFHRYVKETVKITEMAKKAGAFVIGVTDSELAPIAEYTDILLPISTPRTSTIDTAPVLFSLLNSLVAGVSIKDEQGFKERKAIYDAFNQDDYFF